Genomic DNA from Pseudodesulfovibrio senegalensis:
TTGCAGGGCCTTGCGCTGGGTCTCCATTTCGCTCATGTCCCGGGCCGAACTGAGGATCAGGGGGGTGTCGCCAGAATCGACCACGCATGAACGGATTTCCACGGGAAAGATTTCCCCGCTTGAGGAAACGTGCGCGGTGCGGAACCGGCAGGAGCCGTTTTTCAGTATGGTTTGCACGGTTTTTTCCAGGGAGGGGGCCTGCAGGGGCTTGTCGATATCCGATACGCACATGTTCAGGAGTTGCTCCCTGCTGTAGCCGAGGCGTTCGCAGGCTGCGCTGTTCACGTCCAGAAAGTACCCGTCCAGTGTGTGCAGGAATTGCGGGTCGGGTACGGACTCGAACAGGCTTCTGGTCCACTGCTCGGCATGGTGCAGCCGCTCGGTGCGGGCCTTGTCCCGCAGGTCCCGTTGTTTGGCCACGGCGATTTCAAGGCGGTCGAAAGCGTGCAAAATGCGTCTTCCCCAGTCTGTTCGTTTGGCGGCTTGTGCGTCCTTGTCCAGCAGCTCGAAATACAGGTCGCGGGCGAACTTGAGCAGCTTTGCCAGAGCGGCGTGGTCGCTGGTGAGTGTGGCGAGGCTCGCGGCGCAGTCCCGCATGGCGACGTTCGTCTGCCGATCTGTTTCGGCCGATTCGATGCCATGGGCCACGGCCCTGCATATGAGGCTGCCCGGTATGTCCGGGTTGCCGATGCACAGCTTTCGGGCCTGCCTTTCCACGTCCTGACAGAGGGTGTGGCTGGCAGACCGGAGCAGCAGTAACAGGGTTTCATGCTTCATGACGGCCTCGAGTATTGCGGAAAGGGGTATTCCGTAATCATAATGAAGCAGTTCCTGGCGTATTGCCATAGCGTTATTCTGTGTATAATCGGTCCGACCCGCACTTGTGCATGGGCCACCGGTTGCATATGTTGCCGGGAAAAACGGAGGAAGGCATGGTTCGGTATACAGGGGTCAACCATCTGGCCATGGTCACGGGCGACATGGATGCCACGGTTCGGTTCTGGCGCGATCTTCTGGGGCTGCGTCTGGTGGTCGGGCTGGGGCATCCGGGCTATCGGCACTATTTTTTCGAGCTCACGGAGAACGACATGATCGCGTTTTTCGAGTGGGATGGAGTGGAGCCGCTGCCGGAGCGGGATCACGGGTTTCCGGTGCGCGGTCCCGTTGCATTCGACCACTTGTCCATGGGCGTGGACTCGGATGACGACCTGTGGGAACTCAAGGACCGCCTGGAAGCCGCGGATATGTGGGTTTCCGAAGTGGTGGACCATGGGTTCATCCGCTCCATATACGCCTTTGATCCCAATGGCATTCCCATCGAGTTCAGCGTTGCCGAACCCGGGGTGGACGTGCGCCGGTATCCGGCCATGACAGATTCCCGACCCACGAAGACGGCACAGCAGGGGGCGGAGCCCGTGCCCGGCGTATGGCCGGAGGTTCGTACCCCGACCCCGAAGCGAGATCGGGCCGTTTACGAAGGAGAGGGCGCCGCCATTGTGGATGAGGTCAGGCGGCGCATGGGCAGGGGCTAGACGTCGGGCTTTGAAAGAACCCTGTTCATGACCCGCATCAGTGTGTCCATCTCGAAGGGCTTGGGGATGTATGCGTTCATGCCCGCCCGAACAAAGCGTTCGCGGTCGCCTTCCATGGCGTGGGCGGTCAGGGCGATGATGGGGATATTCCTGTTGGCCTCGCCTGTTTCGCCGTTGCGGATGCGTTGCGCGGCCTCCATGCCGTCCATGCCCGGCATCTGAATATCCATGAGCACGCAGCCCATGTCCGTGTCCTGCAGTTTTTGCAGGGCCTGTTCCCCGGACTCGGCGCAATGGACCGTGACCCCGTTTTGCTCGAGGATGCGCCGCGCCATGATCCTGTTGACACGGTTGTCTTCCACCACCAGCACCTGCATGTTCTCGGGCAGGGCGCAGGCAGAGCCTTCGCCCGTATTCCGGCGTACGCACGAGTCCGGCGGCAGGCCCACGTCGAGGCGGAAGCAGATGGTCGTGCCCCTGCCTTCCTCGGTGTTCAGGGAGATGGAGCCGTTCATGAGGTCCAGCAGCCGGCGCACGATGCCCAATCCCAGTCCCGTACCGCCGTATTTGCGGCGGTAGGAGCCGTCCACCTGCGTGAAGGCTTCAAAGGCATGATCGATGCGGTCGTCGGGAATGCCGATGCCCGAGTCCTCCACAGTAAAAAGCAGCCGTGCCGTGCCGTTGTCCGGCCCGGGCAGGATGGACACCGAAGCGTGCACGAATCCTTTGGGCGTGAATTTCATGGAATTGCCCACCAGATTGAAAAGAATCTGGCGGATGCGCCCGCCGTCGCCCATGGCCACTTCGGGCACGCCTTCGCCCACGGAATAATCGAGCTGCACTCCGCAGTTCCGGGCGTTGTGGGCAAAGGTCTGAATCACGGTCCTGAGCAGTTCCCGCGGCTCGAAGCGGGTTTTCTCGATTTCGAATTTTCCGGCCTCGATCTTGGAAAGGTCCAGCACGTCGTTGATGACCGTGAGCAGGCTGCGGCCGGATTCCAGGGCGGTTTCCACATAATCCCGTTGGTCCTCGTTCAGCTCCGTGCTCGAGCAGAGCTGGAGCATGCCGAGCACGCCGTTGAGGGGGGTGCGGATTTCGTGGCTCATGTTGGCCAGGAATTCGGTCTTGGACCGGCTTGCCAGTTCGGCCTCTTCCTTTGCCTGCTGCAGGGTTCGGGTGGCTTTTTTCTGCTCGGTGACGTCGATGCCCATGCTCAGCAGCCGCCGGGTGCCGTCCGTGTCCGTGAACGGATAATCGTAAAACTGGTAGACGCTTTCCCCGACGTCTTTTTCGTGAATCCGGGGCGTGCCCGAGGCCAGCATTTCCGAGGCCGGGCAATTGCGGCAGGGAGCGGTTGGGCCTGCGCCCCTGAAAAGTTCAAAGCAGTTTTTGTCCTGCGGGTCGCCGTAGATTTCCCGGAACCTGCGGTTGGCATAGTCGATGGTGTGGTCCATGTTCAGGACGTACACCGTGGCGGGCAGTTCCTCGAGCAGGGAAAGGAAGCGCTCGCGTTCCGCCCGGATCATGCGTTCGGCCATTTTTTGTTCCGTGATGTCGCGCAATACGCTGACCAGAATGCTTTCCCCGGTGTCCGGGTGGGAGAGCAGCGCCGTTTTTATGGAAAACGTGGATACCCGTTTGCCCGGTTTGGCCATGTCGAATTCGATGACATGGTCCTTGCCCGTGTTCAGCACCAGCGCGTCGGTCCGCTGCAGGGCGTTGGCGTCGTTGCGGGGCAGCAGGTCATGCTGGGTTTTGCCCAGCAGGGTTTCGCGCGGCAGTTCCATGGCCAGACAGAAGGCGTCGTTGACCATGATCAGCCTGTGGTTGGCGTCCTTGACCATCAGCGGGTCCGGGACCGTGTTGATGACCCTGTCCAGAAAATGGCGCGTCTTTTCCAGTTCGGCTTCGGCCCGCTCGCGGCTGGCCACCTGCTCGCGCAGTTGGGCGATCTTGACGGCCAGTTTCTTGTTGGCTTCCCTGTTCAGTTTCAGAAGCTGCAGGTTCTCCAGGGTGTTGGCACTGTTGAGCAGGATGATGGACAGCACGGACAGGGACGAGTCCATGACGGTTTTCACGTCTTCGTCCAGAATGCCGAGGAACAGCCCCATGGTCTTGTTGTTGGTGGCCACGCTGTGGATGAGCACGGAATCGTGACCCTGCTCTGACGGCGCGAACGTGTGCTTCTTGCGTTGCAGGGCCCATGCGATGGTCTTGTTTTCCGTCAGCCGCTCGAATTCCCTGTCCAGTTCGCCGCCGTAGATCGGGTCGCTTTCGTAATATTTTTCGAATTCGAGGGTCAGTTCGTTGACCAGATACATGCTCATGCCCTTGAAGCGCATGAGCTGGCTGATGCGCTGGCAGGTTTCCGCCAGTATGGCTGTCGGGGTGGCCAGATCGTTTTTGCCGCGGTTGAAATCGCCAAGGCGAGCCGCCATCTCCAGGGCTTCGAGGGTATGGCGTCCGGCCTCCTCCAGATGTTCGATGCGCCGGGCCAGGAGGTGGGTGTCCATGAATAGTTCCCGGGATTTCTTGTCAGTCATCGAAAAAGGCCGCCATGATGGTTTCGCCCTGTTGCCGGGCCTGGTTGACGATATCCATGAGGTCGTTGGCGGAAATGCCGAGCATGTCCCATGCCTCGGTGCTCAGGGGCGGCACGAACGGCGTGCCGTTGTTCCGCGGGAAAATGGCGTGGGATGCGACTTCCGCCACATGGGTCACGGCTGCCTCTTCCGGTCGCATCGCCCTGAGCGGGGCGTGGTGGTGCCGCACCTGATGTTCGATGAAGAACGGGAGCTTCCACTGCTTGAGCAGGGCGGCCCCGAGGTCGCCGTGGTCCCAGCCCCAGCATGTTTGTTCCAGTTCGTGCAGGGGCAGTCCGCAACAATGGGCCTGTTTCAGCACGGTCCGGATCATGCCCGGCTGGCTGCGCAGCAGGACCAGACGCCCCACGTCGTGCAGCAAGCCGGCCACGAAGAATCGTTCGTCGCCCGGGATGTCCGTGCGTATGGCCAGCAGGCGCGCAAGGGTGCCGCAGGTGACGCTTTGCAGCCAGAAATCCTGCATGCGGATCTGGTCTTCGGGTATGTCGTCGAATGAAGACATGACGGTGATGCCCAGGGCCAGGCTGGTGAGCTGGTTGGTGCCCACGATGGCCACGGCGCGCGAAAGCGTGTCGATTTTGCTGGGGAATCCGTAGAACGGCGTGTTGACCAGACGCAGCAGCCGGGCGGAGAGGCTCACGTCTTTGCTGATGATTTCAGCGACATAGGCTGCCGAACTGCACGGATTGCTCAACGCTTCGCTGATTTCGTGAAATATCGAGGGCAGGCTGGCCAGTTCGGCTTCGTTTTTGAGGATGTCGCCCATGTCCCGGTGTCGGGAGGCCACCGGAGCACTGTTGCCGGCATGGTATGGAGCCAGCATGGATTCGGCCTGTTCCGGGGAGAGAAGTTCGGATGCCCTGACCGCAAAGCTGCGCGCAAGGGCGCGCATGGCCGGATGCCGGGTGTCGTTCAGGCGAAATCGGTTGACGGCCAGTTTTTTGAACGGCTCGGCAAGAGGGGGCGCGGTTTCCTCGGCCTCGCAGCCGGAGGCGGTCACTTCACGTACGTCGGCCTCGTTGACGCCCCAGACCATGCAGGCCCGGATGGCCAGTTCGGTAAGCGGTTGCCCGGCCTTGAGAATGACCCTGCCCTCAAGTGTGCAGAGGTCGGAAGCCAGCGTCATGCCCGTTTTCAGCCGGTTAATGCCGAGAATGCCCATACGCGTTGTTTCCCCCCATGGAATTGCAAGGGTTTTCTATCCCATGCGGAGAAATAGGACAAGGTTTGTCAAACATGCTTTTCAAGCGTTTTTGCCAGTTCTGCATAGGATACCGGTTTGGCGAGGTAGGCGGTCATGCCCTGTTCCAGAAAGCGTTCCCTGTCCCCGGCCATGGCGTGGGCGGTCATGGCGATGATCGGAATGGCGGGATCGAAGTCGCCGCTGGTGTCGCTGCGGATCAGGCGGGTGGCTTCCGTTCCGCTCATTGCCGGCATCTGTACGTCCATGAGCACGCCGTCAAAACGTTCGGCGCGCAGGCGTTCGATGACTTCGCCGCCGTCGGCCACGCAGGATGCCTCGTACCCGATTTTTTCCACGAACCGTTTGGCCGCGATGCTGTTGATGCGGTTGTCTTCGGCAATGAGTATTCGTTTTTGGCGGTTCTGCTCCGCCGGGGGAGACAGGACCGCTTCGGGCCTGCTTTTTTCCCGCGGCCGGGAAAAGGGCAACACCACATGCATGGCGGTTCCGCTGCCGGGCCAGCTTTCTGCGGCCACGCTGCCGTTCATGAAGGACGCAAGGCGCCGCACGATGCTCAGGCCCAGCCCGGCCCCCTCGTATTGCCGGGTCATGGAGCCGTCCGCCTGCGTGAACGGTTCGAACACTTGGTCCAGTTTTTCATCGTCAATGCCGATGCCGCTGTCCTCCACGGTGAACATGACCCGAAAATCGGATTTGCTGTGGGTTTCGAGGCTTGCGGCCCGGATCGTCACAGACCCGCTGTCCGTGAATTTCACGGCGTTGCCCGTGAGGTTGAAGAGAATCTGGCGCAGCCTGCCCTTGTCGCCGTGAACGTGGCCGGGGACATCGTCGTCGATTTCCAGCCCCAGCCGGATCTGTTTTTCAAGGCATTGGCGCCGAAAGACCATGGTGATGTTTTCCAGCAGGTGGCGCAGGTCGAAGTCCGTGCTTTTCAGGGGCAGCCGCCCGGCTTCGATCATGGAAAAGTCCAGCAGGTCGTTGAGCAGGGTGTTCAAACCGCGTCCGGACTGCATGGCCGCGTCCACGAGGTCGATCTGTTCACTGTTCAGGCGTGTGTCCAGCAACAGCTGCAGCATGCCCAGCATGCCGTTGAGCGGCGTGCGCACCTCATGGCTCATGTTGGCCAGAAATTCGTTTTTCATCCTGCTGGCGTCTTCGGCAAGGTTCTTGGCCAACAGCAGGGCATCCTGCGTTTTCTGGCGTTCGGAAACGTCGTGCACGGTCATGTGGCGTACCCGTTTGCCCTGCATGTCGAAGTCTTCGGCGCGGGTTTCCAGAACCCGTTCCCGTTCGTCCGGGCCGCAACGGAACTGGGCCGTGCCTCCGGCCCGGGCCGTCTGTTCAATGGCGCTGTTGGGCGTGGTCCCGTTGGCGCGCAGAAGGCCGTCCACATTCATGCCCGCCAGTTTTTCGTGGGGCAGGGCAAAAAAATCGGCTGCGGCCCGGTTGGCGTCCAGTATCTCGCCGGTCTCCGGGACGAGCAGCAACTGGGCCACGGAACTGTCCCGGAACAGCACCTCGCGCAGGGTGCGGGTTTCCTTTTGGGCGGTCCGCAGGGCGGAGAGGTCCTGCACCGTGAATATGAGACCGGCGTCCATGTCCCCGCGCTTGATGGTGCCGGAGCTGAGCAGCACCTCCAACACCTTTCCCCGGCTGGTGACCATGCGGGTTTCCACGCTGCCGAATTCGTTTTTGGCGATCTGGGGGTGTTTGACCTCGCCCACGCGGCGGAATTCGTCCTCGTCCTCGTAGAGCTGGCGCGCGGGCATGTTCATGAGCTGTTCACCGCTGTAG
This window encodes:
- a CDS encoding VOC family protein, translating into MVRYTGVNHLAMVTGDMDATVRFWRDLLGLRLVVGLGHPGYRHYFFELTENDMIAFFEWDGVEPLPERDHGFPVRGPVAFDHLSMGVDSDDDLWELKDRLEAADMWVSEVVDHGFIRSIYAFDPNGIPIEFSVAEPGVDVRRYPAMTDSRPTKTAQQGAEPVPGVWPEVRTPTPKRDRAVYEGEGAAIVDEVRRRMGRG
- a CDS encoding response regulator, with product MDTHLLARRIEHLEEAGRHTLEALEMAARLGDFNRGKNDLATPTAILAETCQRISQLMRFKGMSMYLVNELTLEFEKYYESDPIYGGELDREFERLTENKTIAWALQRKKHTFAPSEQGHDSVLIHSVATNNKTMGLFLGILDEDVKTVMDSSLSVLSIILLNSANTLENLQLLKLNREANKKLAVKIAQLREQVASRERAEAELEKTRHFLDRVINTVPDPLMVKDANHRLIMVNDAFCLAMELPRETLLGKTQHDLLPRNDANALQRTDALVLNTGKDHVIEFDMAKPGKRVSTFSIKTALLSHPDTGESILVSVLRDITEQKMAERMIRAERERFLSLLEELPATVYVLNMDHTIDYANRRFREIYGDPQDKNCFELFRGAGPTAPCRNCPASEMLASGTPRIHEKDVGESVYQFYDYPFTDTDGTRRLLSMGIDVTEQKKATRTLQQAKEEAELASRSKTEFLANMSHEIRTPLNGVLGMLQLCSSTELNEDQRDYVETALESGRSLLTVINDVLDLSKIEAGKFEIEKTRFEPRELLRTVIQTFAHNARNCGVQLDYSVGEGVPEVAMGDGGRIRQILFNLVGNSMKFTPKGFVHASVSILPGPDNGTARLLFTVEDSGIGIPDDRIDHAFEAFTQVDGSYRRKYGGTGLGLGIVRRLLDLMNGSISLNTEEGRGTTICFRLDVGLPPDSCVRRNTGEGSACALPENMQVLVVEDNRVNRIMARRILEQNGVTVHCAESGEQALQKLQDTDMGCVLMDIQMPGMDGMEAAQRIRNGETGEANRNIPIIALTAHAMEGDRERFVRAGMNAYIPKPFEMDTLMRVMNRVLSKPDV
- a CDS encoding HDOD domain-containing protein is translated as MGILGINRLKTGMTLASDLCTLEGRVILKAGQPLTELAIRACMVWGVNEADVREVTASGCEAEETAPPLAEPFKKLAVNRFRLNDTRHPAMRALARSFAVRASELLSPEQAESMLAPYHAGNSAPVASRHRDMGDILKNEAELASLPSIFHEISEALSNPCSSAAYVAEIISKDVSLSARLLRLVNTPFYGFPSKIDTLSRAVAIVGTNQLTSLALGITVMSSFDDIPEDQIRMQDFWLQSVTCGTLARLLAIRTDIPGDERFFVAGLLHDVGRLVLLRSQPGMIRTVLKQAHCCGLPLHELEQTCWGWDHGDLGAALLKQWKLPFFIEHQVRHHHAPLRAMRPEEAAVTHVAEVASHAIFPRNNGTPFVPPLSTEAWDMLGISANDLMDIVNQARQQGETIMAAFFDD
- a CDS encoding PAS domain-containing hybrid sensor histidine kinase/response regulator, with the protein product MNTALSISIASWWFVTALHTNAFAQVAAEPHGLFEAHLDAIFIMIVLFMALLGTIIFLWLASKRTRKAELQLKAETEKYADLFRHASEGIVLVDRDGRIQDINPRASAILGIVPDQVQGVSGASIIHPDDGAITPEQRLRLDAGMAMRATRRIRTKTGSYVPVEVSVKHISKSLTQILIHDLSEAERARIKLEDANRELAGMYEQVAAANDQLSAANRDLHYEIEARNRAEQDLREREALFDSVLRAAPLGIGMVRNRVVGWTNRTLQTMLGYSGEQLMNMPARQLYEDEDEFRRVGEVKHPQIAKNEFGSVETRMVTSRGKVLEVLLSSGTIKRGDMDAGLIFTVQDLSALRTAQKETRTLREVLFRDSSVAQLLLVPETGEILDANRAAADFFALPHEKLAGMNVDGLLRANGTTPNSAIEQTARAGGTAQFRCGPDERERVLETRAEDFDMQGKRVRHMTVHDVSERQKTQDALLLAKNLAEDASRMKNEFLANMSHEVRTPLNGMLGMLQLLLDTRLNSEQIDLVDAAMQSGRGLNTLLNDLLDFSMIEAGRLPLKSTDFDLRHLLENITMVFRRQCLEKQIRLGLEIDDDVPGHVHGDKGRLRQILFNLTGNAVKFTDSGSVTIRAASLETHSKSDFRVMFTVEDSGIGIDDEKLDQVFEPFTQADGSMTRQYEGAGLGLSIVRRLASFMNGSVAAESWPGSGTAMHVVLPFSRPREKSRPEAVLSPPAEQNRQKRILIAEDNRINSIAAKRFVEKIGYEASCVADGGEVIERLRAERFDGVLMDVQMPAMSGTEATRLIRSDTSGDFDPAIPIIAMTAHAMAGDRERFLEQGMTAYLAKPVSYAELAKTLEKHV